The proteins below are encoded in one region of Triticum aestivum cultivar Chinese Spring chromosome 1B, IWGSC CS RefSeq v2.1, whole genome shotgun sequence:
- the LOC123115335 gene encoding protein FAR1-RELATED SEQUENCE 5 isoform X2, with product MEETSATLPLGVACTTNLHSVPALSEINSAMPPFDEFSTPKKRQCFSLDGSLYKPLCDDALKPTVGMTFDDIAVVETFYKKYAHHVGFGVRLGAQRLVNNVIQWKRFLCSREGYRSTKGTYVVNCLNTNTSSKRRKVKLTRCGCDAHIYVNRDDNGKYKIASMVEHHNHELVSPSKQHLIRSNRKVSEKVKSTLFDCHKASIGPAQAYRLLQVGEGGFPDVGCMKKDVQNYYSRFKNKIKNCDAQMLVDQFGRLKELNPGFFFDYEVDEVGTLLRLFWADATSRKNYKHFHDVLSFDSTYSTNQYDYIFAPFTGINHHMQSVFLGGGFLLNETTEDYLWLFDIFLKCMDGVAPSVIITDECGSMRNAIKALLPHTTHRLCMWHIMKKVPEKVSLELRSDELFYKRLDSCVWNSETPTEFEESWKSLISDFGLQENEWFAKCYLIRGSWVPAYFMDIALAGILRTTSRSESENSFFKNFIRRKLAFVEFWLRFDTALKCQRQEELIADHTSVHTTPRLQTCWEVERQGSILFTHEVFALFQSEVLAAREHCDVQDTMTVGELKIVSISDQSHRKNKVRDVHLETTTMIAKCSCKLFESKGIVCRHVIRVLRGAKINELPTFYVLKRWEKMCKRDIVFDNEGNALEDNPIDCIDMDTRRKISMARNKLEDIIRCAKKSSVALDSLNMGLCNLESVVLQSASVVPQTTQEEQESYVGSTMPVQVDILTPTAVNARGTCSRIKGHRDNEKKAGSNKKKLGVTLRVPRTCRTCKEVVLHDSRICPKKK from the exons ATGGAGGAAACTAGCGCCACCTTGCCCTTGGGAGTGGCATGCACGACAAATCTTCATAGCGTACCAGCCCTCTCAG AGATTAATTCTGCTATGCCTCCTTTTGATGAATTCTCTACGCCTAAGAAGAGACAATGCTTTTCTCTAGAT GGTTCGTTGTATAAACCTCTGTGTGATGATGCACTCAAACCAACAGTAGGCATGACATTTGATGATATTGCTGTTGTGGAGACATTTTATAAGAAGTATGCACATCATGTGGGATTTGGTGTCCGTCTTGGAGCACAAAGGCTTGTGAACAATGTAATTCAGTGGAAGCGTTTCTTATGCTCAAGGGAGGGATACCGGTCCACGAAAGGTACTTATGTTGTTAATTGCTTGAACACAAATACTTCAAGTAAAAGACGCAAGGTGAAATTAACTAGGTGTGGATGTGATGCTCACATTTATGTCAATCGGGATGATAATGGGAAATATAAGATAGCTTCAATGGTTGAACACCACAATCACGAACTAGTGTCTCCTAGCAAGCAACACTTGATTAGATCAAACAGGAAAGTAAGTGAGAAGGTGAAGTCAACACTATTTGATTGCCACAAAGCTAGCATCGGCCCAGCCCAAGCATATAGGCTACTCCAAGTTGGTGAAGGGGGGTTTCCAGATGTGGGATGCATGAAGAAAGACGTGCAGAATTACTATTCTAGGTTCAAAAATAAAATCAAGAATTGTGATGCTCAAATGCTAGTGGACCAATTTGGTAGATTGAAGGAACTCAACCCTGGTTTTTTCTTTGACTATGAAGTTGACGAAGTTGGTACATTGTTGCGTTTGTTTTGGGCAGATGCAACTAGCAGGAAAAACTACAAGCATTTCCATGATGTGTTGTCCTTTGATTCCACATATAGCACTAATCAGTATGACTACATTTTTGCGCCCTTCACGGGCATCAACCATCATATGCAAAGTGTCTTCTTAGGGGGTGGGTTCTTACTCAATGAGACAACTGAGGACTACTTATGGTTGTTTGACATATTCCTTAAATGCATGGATGGGGTTGCGCCTAGTGTTATTATAACAGATGAGTGTGGTAGCATGAGGAACGCTATCAAGGCACTTCTACCCCATACCACGCATCGGTTGTGCATGTGGCACATTATGAAGAAGGTTCCTGAGAAGGTCTCTCTCGAATTGAGAAGTGATGAATTATTCTACAAGAGGTTGGACTCGTGTGTGTGGAATTCTGAAACACCTACAGAATTCGAAGAAAGTTGGAAGTCTCTAATATCAGATTTTGGCTTGCAAGAAAATGAGTGGTTTGCAAAATGTTACCTGATTCGTGGGTCATGGGTGCCAGCATATTTCATGGACATTGCCCTAGCTGGTATTCTCAGAACCACCTCTAGGTCAGAGAGTGAAAACTCATTTTTCAAGAATTTCATCCGTCGGAAGCTTGCATTTGTTGAGTTTTGGCTTAGGTTCGACACAGCCTTGAAATGTCAGAGGCAAGAGGAGTTGATTGCTGACCACACAAGCGTACATACAACACCTAGATTGCAGACATGTTGGGAAGTGGAAAGACAGGGCAGCATACTTTTCACTCATGAGGTCTTTGCCTTGTTTCAATCAGAGGTACTTGCTGCTAGAGAGCATTGTGATGTCCAGGACACTATGACTGTGGGAGAGCTGAAGATTGTTTCCATTAGTGATCAAAGTCATCGGAAAAACAAGGTAAGAGACGTGCATTTAGAGACAACAACCATGATTGCTAAATGTTCTTGCAAGCTCTTTGAGTCCAAGGGCATTGTGTGCCGCCATGTCATACGCGTCTTGAGGGGTGCAAAGATAAATGAGCTTCCAACCTTTTATGTACTCAAAAGATGGGAGAAAATGTGCAAAAG GGATATTGTATTTGACAACGAAGGGAATGCACTAGAAGATAATCCGATTGACTGCATTGACATGGATACTAGAAGAAAGATCTCGATGGCACGGAACAAATTAGAAGATATCATCCGATGTGCTAAAAAATCGAGCGTAGCACTTGACTCACTCAATATGGGTCTGTGCAATCTTGAATCTGTTGTCTTGCAGTCTGCCTCCGTTGTTCCTCAAACTACACAAGAAGAACAAGAATCATACGTCGGTAGCACCATGCCTGTCCAAGTTGATATCCTAACACCGACCGCTGTCAATGCGAGGGGTACATGCTCACGAATTAAGGGCCACAGAGACAATGAAAAGAAGGCAGGGTCAAATAAGAAGAAATTAGGGGTTACTCTACGGGTACCGCGCACTTGCAGAACATGCAAGGAAGTTGTGTTACATGACAGTCGTATCTGTccgaagaaaaaataa
- the LOC123115335 gene encoding protein FAR1-RELATED SEQUENCE 5 isoform X1: MEETSATLPLGVACTTNLHSVPALSESVHGLELSDANSFSEINSAMPPFDEFSTPKKRQCFSLDGSLYKPLCDDALKPTVGMTFDDIAVVETFYKKYAHHVGFGVRLGAQRLVNNVIQWKRFLCSREGYRSTKGTYVVNCLNTNTSSKRRKVKLTRCGCDAHIYVNRDDNGKYKIASMVEHHNHELVSPSKQHLIRSNRKVSEKVKSTLFDCHKASIGPAQAYRLLQVGEGGFPDVGCMKKDVQNYYSRFKNKIKNCDAQMLVDQFGRLKELNPGFFFDYEVDEVGTLLRLFWADATSRKNYKHFHDVLSFDSTYSTNQYDYIFAPFTGINHHMQSVFLGGGFLLNETTEDYLWLFDIFLKCMDGVAPSVIITDECGSMRNAIKALLPHTTHRLCMWHIMKKVPEKVSLELRSDELFYKRLDSCVWNSETPTEFEESWKSLISDFGLQENEWFAKCYLIRGSWVPAYFMDIALAGILRTTSRSESENSFFKNFIRRKLAFVEFWLRFDTALKCQRQEELIADHTSVHTTPRLQTCWEVERQGSILFTHEVFALFQSEVLAAREHCDVQDTMTVGELKIVSISDQSHRKNKVRDVHLETTTMIAKCSCKLFESKGIVCRHVIRVLRGAKINELPTFYVLKRWEKMCKRDIVFDNEGNALEDNPIDCIDMDTRRKISMARNKLEDIIRCAKKSSVALDSLNMGLCNLESVVLQSASVVPQTTQEEQESYVGSTMPVQVDILTPTAVNARGTCSRIKGHRDNEKKAGSNKKKLGVTLRVPRTCRTCKEVVLHDSRICPKKK, encoded by the exons ATGGAGGAAACTAGCGCCACCTTGCCCTTGGGAGTGGCATGCACGACAAATCTTCATAGCGTACCAGCCCTCTCAG AATCGGTCCATGGCCTTGAATTAAGTGATGCCAACTCTTTTTCAGAGATTAATTCTGCTATGCCTCCTTTTGATGAATTCTCTACGCCTAAGAAGAGACAATGCTTTTCTCTAGAT GGTTCGTTGTATAAACCTCTGTGTGATGATGCACTCAAACCAACAGTAGGCATGACATTTGATGATATTGCTGTTGTGGAGACATTTTATAAGAAGTATGCACATCATGTGGGATTTGGTGTCCGTCTTGGAGCACAAAGGCTTGTGAACAATGTAATTCAGTGGAAGCGTTTCTTATGCTCAAGGGAGGGATACCGGTCCACGAAAGGTACTTATGTTGTTAATTGCTTGAACACAAATACTTCAAGTAAAAGACGCAAGGTGAAATTAACTAGGTGTGGATGTGATGCTCACATTTATGTCAATCGGGATGATAATGGGAAATATAAGATAGCTTCAATGGTTGAACACCACAATCACGAACTAGTGTCTCCTAGCAAGCAACACTTGATTAGATCAAACAGGAAAGTAAGTGAGAAGGTGAAGTCAACACTATTTGATTGCCACAAAGCTAGCATCGGCCCAGCCCAAGCATATAGGCTACTCCAAGTTGGTGAAGGGGGGTTTCCAGATGTGGGATGCATGAAGAAAGACGTGCAGAATTACTATTCTAGGTTCAAAAATAAAATCAAGAATTGTGATGCTCAAATGCTAGTGGACCAATTTGGTAGATTGAAGGAACTCAACCCTGGTTTTTTCTTTGACTATGAAGTTGACGAAGTTGGTACATTGTTGCGTTTGTTTTGGGCAGATGCAACTAGCAGGAAAAACTACAAGCATTTCCATGATGTGTTGTCCTTTGATTCCACATATAGCACTAATCAGTATGACTACATTTTTGCGCCCTTCACGGGCATCAACCATCATATGCAAAGTGTCTTCTTAGGGGGTGGGTTCTTACTCAATGAGACAACTGAGGACTACTTATGGTTGTTTGACATATTCCTTAAATGCATGGATGGGGTTGCGCCTAGTGTTATTATAACAGATGAGTGTGGTAGCATGAGGAACGCTATCAAGGCACTTCTACCCCATACCACGCATCGGTTGTGCATGTGGCACATTATGAAGAAGGTTCCTGAGAAGGTCTCTCTCGAATTGAGAAGTGATGAATTATTCTACAAGAGGTTGGACTCGTGTGTGTGGAATTCTGAAACACCTACAGAATTCGAAGAAAGTTGGAAGTCTCTAATATCAGATTTTGGCTTGCAAGAAAATGAGTGGTTTGCAAAATGTTACCTGATTCGTGGGTCATGGGTGCCAGCATATTTCATGGACATTGCCCTAGCTGGTATTCTCAGAACCACCTCTAGGTCAGAGAGTGAAAACTCATTTTTCAAGAATTTCATCCGTCGGAAGCTTGCATTTGTTGAGTTTTGGCTTAGGTTCGACACAGCCTTGAAATGTCAGAGGCAAGAGGAGTTGATTGCTGACCACACAAGCGTACATACAACACCTAGATTGCAGACATGTTGGGAAGTGGAAAGACAGGGCAGCATACTTTTCACTCATGAGGTCTTTGCCTTGTTTCAATCAGAGGTACTTGCTGCTAGAGAGCATTGTGATGTCCAGGACACTATGACTGTGGGAGAGCTGAAGATTGTTTCCATTAGTGATCAAAGTCATCGGAAAAACAAGGTAAGAGACGTGCATTTAGAGACAACAACCATGATTGCTAAATGTTCTTGCAAGCTCTTTGAGTCCAAGGGCATTGTGTGCCGCCATGTCATACGCGTCTTGAGGGGTGCAAAGATAAATGAGCTTCCAACCTTTTATGTACTCAAAAGATGGGAGAAAATGTGCAAAAG GGATATTGTATTTGACAACGAAGGGAATGCACTAGAAGATAATCCGATTGACTGCATTGACATGGATACTAGAAGAAAGATCTCGATGGCACGGAACAAATTAGAAGATATCATCCGATGTGCTAAAAAATCGAGCGTAGCACTTGACTCACTCAATATGGGTCTGTGCAATCTTGAATCTGTTGTCTTGCAGTCTGCCTCCGTTGTTCCTCAAACTACACAAGAAGAACAAGAATCATACGTCGGTAGCACCATGCCTGTCCAAGTTGATATCCTAACACCGACCGCTGTCAATGCGAGGGGTACATGCTCACGAATTAAGGGCCACAGAGACAATGAAAAGAAGGCAGGGTCAAATAAGAAGAAATTAGGGGTTACTCTACGGGTACCGCGCACTTGCAGAACATGCAAGGAAGTTGTGTTACATGACAGTCGTATCTGTccgaagaaaaaataa
- the LOC123115335 gene encoding protein FAR1-RELATED SEQUENCE 5 isoform X3 gives MPPFDEFSTPKKRQCFSLDGSLYKPLCDDALKPTVGMTFDDIAVVETFYKKYAHHVGFGVRLGAQRLVNNVIQWKRFLCSREGYRSTKGTYVVNCLNTNTSSKRRKVKLTRCGCDAHIYVNRDDNGKYKIASMVEHHNHELVSPSKQHLIRSNRKVSEKVKSTLFDCHKASIGPAQAYRLLQVGEGGFPDVGCMKKDVQNYYSRFKNKIKNCDAQMLVDQFGRLKELNPGFFFDYEVDEVGTLLRLFWADATSRKNYKHFHDVLSFDSTYSTNQYDYIFAPFTGINHHMQSVFLGGGFLLNETTEDYLWLFDIFLKCMDGVAPSVIITDECGSMRNAIKALLPHTTHRLCMWHIMKKVPEKVSLELRSDELFYKRLDSCVWNSETPTEFEESWKSLISDFGLQENEWFAKCYLIRGSWVPAYFMDIALAGILRTTSRSESENSFFKNFIRRKLAFVEFWLRFDTALKCQRQEELIADHTSVHTTPRLQTCWEVERQGSILFTHEVFALFQSEVLAAREHCDVQDTMTVGELKIVSISDQSHRKNKVRDVHLETTTMIAKCSCKLFESKGIVCRHVIRVLRGAKINELPTFYVLKRWEKMCKRDIVFDNEGNALEDNPIDCIDMDTRRKISMARNKLEDIIRCAKKSSVALDSLNMGLCNLESVVLQSASVVPQTTQEEQESYVGSTMPVQVDILTPTAVNARGTCSRIKGHRDNEKKAGSNKKKLGVTLRVPRTCRTCKEVVLHDSRICPKKK, from the exons ATGCCTCCTTTTGATGAATTCTCTACGCCTAAGAAGAGACAATGCTTTTCTCTAGAT GGTTCGTTGTATAAACCTCTGTGTGATGATGCACTCAAACCAACAGTAGGCATGACATTTGATGATATTGCTGTTGTGGAGACATTTTATAAGAAGTATGCACATCATGTGGGATTTGGTGTCCGTCTTGGAGCACAAAGGCTTGTGAACAATGTAATTCAGTGGAAGCGTTTCTTATGCTCAAGGGAGGGATACCGGTCCACGAAAGGTACTTATGTTGTTAATTGCTTGAACACAAATACTTCAAGTAAAAGACGCAAGGTGAAATTAACTAGGTGTGGATGTGATGCTCACATTTATGTCAATCGGGATGATAATGGGAAATATAAGATAGCTTCAATGGTTGAACACCACAATCACGAACTAGTGTCTCCTAGCAAGCAACACTTGATTAGATCAAACAGGAAAGTAAGTGAGAAGGTGAAGTCAACACTATTTGATTGCCACAAAGCTAGCATCGGCCCAGCCCAAGCATATAGGCTACTCCAAGTTGGTGAAGGGGGGTTTCCAGATGTGGGATGCATGAAGAAAGACGTGCAGAATTACTATTCTAGGTTCAAAAATAAAATCAAGAATTGTGATGCTCAAATGCTAGTGGACCAATTTGGTAGATTGAAGGAACTCAACCCTGGTTTTTTCTTTGACTATGAAGTTGACGAAGTTGGTACATTGTTGCGTTTGTTTTGGGCAGATGCAACTAGCAGGAAAAACTACAAGCATTTCCATGATGTGTTGTCCTTTGATTCCACATATAGCACTAATCAGTATGACTACATTTTTGCGCCCTTCACGGGCATCAACCATCATATGCAAAGTGTCTTCTTAGGGGGTGGGTTCTTACTCAATGAGACAACTGAGGACTACTTATGGTTGTTTGACATATTCCTTAAATGCATGGATGGGGTTGCGCCTAGTGTTATTATAACAGATGAGTGTGGTAGCATGAGGAACGCTATCAAGGCACTTCTACCCCATACCACGCATCGGTTGTGCATGTGGCACATTATGAAGAAGGTTCCTGAGAAGGTCTCTCTCGAATTGAGAAGTGATGAATTATTCTACAAGAGGTTGGACTCGTGTGTGTGGAATTCTGAAACACCTACAGAATTCGAAGAAAGTTGGAAGTCTCTAATATCAGATTTTGGCTTGCAAGAAAATGAGTGGTTTGCAAAATGTTACCTGATTCGTGGGTCATGGGTGCCAGCATATTTCATGGACATTGCCCTAGCTGGTATTCTCAGAACCACCTCTAGGTCAGAGAGTGAAAACTCATTTTTCAAGAATTTCATCCGTCGGAAGCTTGCATTTGTTGAGTTTTGGCTTAGGTTCGACACAGCCTTGAAATGTCAGAGGCAAGAGGAGTTGATTGCTGACCACACAAGCGTACATACAACACCTAGATTGCAGACATGTTGGGAAGTGGAAAGACAGGGCAGCATACTTTTCACTCATGAGGTCTTTGCCTTGTTTCAATCAGAGGTACTTGCTGCTAGAGAGCATTGTGATGTCCAGGACACTATGACTGTGGGAGAGCTGAAGATTGTTTCCATTAGTGATCAAAGTCATCGGAAAAACAAGGTAAGAGACGTGCATTTAGAGACAACAACCATGATTGCTAAATGTTCTTGCAAGCTCTTTGAGTCCAAGGGCATTGTGTGCCGCCATGTCATACGCGTCTTGAGGGGTGCAAAGATAAATGAGCTTCCAACCTTTTATGTACTCAAAAGATGGGAGAAAATGTGCAAAAG GGATATTGTATTTGACAACGAAGGGAATGCACTAGAAGATAATCCGATTGACTGCATTGACATGGATACTAGAAGAAAGATCTCGATGGCACGGAACAAATTAGAAGATATCATCCGATGTGCTAAAAAATCGAGCGTAGCACTTGACTCACTCAATATGGGTCTGTGCAATCTTGAATCTGTTGTCTTGCAGTCTGCCTCCGTTGTTCCTCAAACTACACAAGAAGAACAAGAATCATACGTCGGTAGCACCATGCCTGTCCAAGTTGATATCCTAACACCGACCGCTGTCAATGCGAGGGGTACATGCTCACGAATTAAGGGCCACAGAGACAATGAAAAGAAGGCAGGGTCAAATAAGAAGAAATTAGGGGTTACTCTACGGGTACCGCGCACTTGCAGAACATGCAAGGAAGTTGTGTTACATGACAGTCGTATCTGTccgaagaaaaaataa